From a region of the Geothrix sp. 21YS21S-2 genome:
- a CDS encoding electron transfer flavoprotein subunit alpha/FixB family protein, translating into MAGIFVFSEDPALARQLLTPGLELKAALGQPLVALTQSPAEAQALAGLGADRVIVLKGAGTPEALAPAVASLVAQAGVVLVGGTLRGKHLAAHVAAALKAGLTTDAKTLRAEGGRLETTRILYGGLAVCEESLALPAVATVPQRTFLPPAPAGAAAAVETIDVAADARVEVLSSTPVAGEGVDIGAATRLVSVGRGFGARADLDLAVDLAGALKAELACTRGIAEDEHWLPVERYIGISGQTVKPELYVAAGLSGQVQHMVGCRESKIIVAINKDERAPIFEAADYGIVGDLYTVLPLLTAALKA; encoded by the coding sequence ATGGCAGGAATTTTCGTTTTCTCGGAAGATCCCGCGCTGGCGCGGCAGCTGCTGACGCCCGGCCTGGAGCTGAAGGCGGCCCTGGGGCAGCCCCTCGTGGCCCTCACCCAGTCTCCGGCCGAGGCGCAGGCGCTCGCCGGGCTCGGCGCCGACCGCGTCATCGTCCTCAAGGGCGCCGGCACCCCCGAGGCCCTGGCTCCGGCCGTGGCCTCCCTGGTGGCCCAGGCAGGCGTCGTCCTGGTGGGCGGCACCCTGCGCGGCAAGCACCTCGCCGCGCACGTGGCCGCGGCCCTCAAGGCCGGGCTCACCACCGACGCCAAGACGCTGCGCGCCGAAGGCGGCCGGCTGGAGACCACCCGCATCCTCTACGGGGGCCTGGCGGTGTGCGAGGAATCCCTGGCGCTTCCCGCCGTCGCCACCGTCCCCCAGCGCACCTTCCTGCCCCCGGCGCCAGCCGGGGCCGCGGCCGCGGTGGAGACGATCGACGTCGCCGCCGATGCCCGGGTCGAAGTGCTCTCCTCGACCCCCGTGGCCGGCGAGGGCGTGGACATCGGCGCCGCCACGCGCCTGGTCTCGGTGGGCCGGGGCTTCGGCGCCCGGGCCGACCTGGACCTGGCCGTGGACCTGGCCGGGGCGCTCAAGGCCGAGCTGGCCTGCACCCGCGGCATCGCCGAGGACGAGCACTGGCTCCCCGTGGAGCGCTACATCGGCATCAGCGGCCAGACCGTGAAGCCCGAGCTCTACGTGGCCGCCGGCCTCTCGGGGCAGGTGCAGCACATGGTCGGCTGCCGGGAATCCAAGATCATCGTCGCCATCAACAAGGATGAGCGGGCGCCCATCTTCGAGGCCGCGGACTACGGCATCGTGGGCGACCTCTACACCGTGCTGCCGCTGCTGACAGCGGCCCTCAAGGCCTGA
- a CDS encoding FAD-dependent oxidoreductase translates to MSDDSFDVIVAGAGPAGSACAYALAREGKNVLLLERGDSAGAKNVSGGRLYTYALELLEPGMYLRAPLQRRIVREQVMLVEGRRATTLDAADPAWGEGVPQSHSVVRASLDEWFASEAEGAGAVFASGMRVDGLIEENGRIVGIRVGEDEMRAGVVVAADGVNSLLAQQAGLFPDVEARAVGVGVKETIELPDSVINARFGVSNEEGVARVAIGCTEGISGGGFLYTNKGSLSLGIVFNPEQAAANGRQIQEIFQDFKEQPGIAALIDGGTSVEYGAHLVPEIGYHGIPKRLHREGMLVIGDAAQFGINTGLVIRGMDLAIVSGLAAARAILKEGTPTGPAYMAELEELALLPTMRAYAEFHGIFGISRIFREYPALANQALGFLFNVDGKVPPPMLKKLLSVVKENVTFRQLAADAWKGYRSV, encoded by the coding sequence ATGTCCGACGACTCCTTTGACGTGATCGTGGCGGGCGCCGGCCCCGCGGGTTCGGCCTGCGCCTACGCCCTGGCCCGGGAGGGGAAGAACGTCCTCCTCCTCGAGCGGGGCGACTCCGCAGGCGCCAAGAACGTGAGCGGAGGGCGGCTCTACACCTACGCCCTGGAGCTCCTGGAGCCCGGCATGTACCTGCGGGCGCCCCTGCAGCGCCGGATCGTGCGCGAGCAGGTGATGCTGGTGGAGGGCCGGCGCGCCACCACCCTCGACGCCGCCGACCCCGCCTGGGGCGAGGGCGTTCCCCAGTCCCATTCCGTGGTGCGCGCGTCCCTGGACGAATGGTTCGCCTCCGAGGCCGAAGGCGCCGGCGCCGTGTTCGCCAGCGGCATGCGCGTGGACGGCCTCATCGAGGAGAACGGCCGCATCGTGGGCATCCGCGTCGGCGAGGACGAGATGCGCGCGGGCGTGGTGGTCGCCGCCGACGGCGTCAATTCCCTCCTGGCCCAGCAGGCCGGGCTCTTCCCGGACGTGGAGGCCCGCGCCGTGGGCGTGGGCGTCAAGGAGACCATCGAGCTCCCCGACTCCGTCATCAACGCCCGGTTCGGCGTCTCGAACGAGGAGGGCGTGGCCCGGGTGGCCATCGGCTGCACCGAGGGCATTTCCGGAGGCGGGTTCCTCTACACCAACAAGGGCAGCCTGTCGCTGGGCATCGTCTTCAACCCGGAGCAGGCCGCCGCCAACGGCCGCCAGATCCAGGAGATCTTCCAGGACTTCAAGGAACAGCCCGGAATCGCCGCTCTCATCGACGGCGGCACCAGCGTCGAGTACGGCGCGCACCTGGTGCCGGAGATCGGCTACCACGGCATCCCCAAGCGGCTCCACCGCGAGGGGATGCTGGTCATCGGCGACGCGGCCCAGTTCGGCATCAACACGGGCCTCGTGATCCGGGGCATGGACCTGGCCATCGTCAGCGGCCTCGCCGCGGCCCGGGCCATCCTCAAGGAAGGGACCCCCACGGGCCCGGCCTACATGGCGGAACTGGAGGAGCTCGCGCTCCTGCCCACCATGCGGGCCTACGCGGAATTCCACGGCATCTTCGGCATCTCCCGGATCTTCAGGGAGTATCCCGCCCTGGCCAACCAGGCCCTGGGCTTCCTGTTCAACGTGGACGGCAAGGTGCCGCCGCCGATGCTGAAGAAGCTCCTTTCCGTGGTGAAGGAGAACGTCACGTTCAGGCAGCTGGCGGCCGACGCCTGGAAGGGGTATCGCAGCGTATGA
- a CDS encoding nitric-oxide reductase large subunit → MSQEAKTLSPWWRIAVLLVMIAGFSLLSLVTVKTYAGAPPIPDRVVDATGRVLFTGDDIRAGQGVFFKYGLMEHGTLWGHGAYLGPDYSAEYLHRLAEIGRDTLAQERFGKNFAEVPPDAAPGLGERLKLMLRQNRYDGGTLVFTAPEARAHEVQAGEWRDYFSGLDPAPGLPAGYIRNDAELRRLNDFFAWAAWATVATRPGTDYSYTNNWPYEPLVGNLPTSSAYLWSAMSLVTLLGGLGLILFVFGKFDYLGWGGGAGSHRGSAGALQGWVPTSSQRALGLYFLVVMLLFLGQAALGGAIAHYRVEPGAFYGFDLAKYLPYTLARTWHLQLAIFWIATSWVAGGLFLAPLVGGAEPRGQKTGVLVLLAALALVVFGSLGGEYLGINDRLGSLWFWFGHQGSEYLDLGRFWQVLLAAGLIFWLWLMFRALRPAMGRGKGELPSLFLVAAVAIPLFYVPALFYGPHTNFAVIDNWRFWIIHLWVEGFFELFATVMVAVMFVQMGLIKELAATRLVYLDGILYLVGGIVGTGHHWYFTGQGTLNMGLAACFSALEVVPLTLLTLDAWDFIRLQDTVCDDCDLPLGSKHVWPIRFLIAVGVWNFVGAGVFGFLINLPIVSYFEVGTTLTPNHGHAAMFGVFGMLALAVVFFCLRSLRSDRAWARVEGLIRVGFWGLNVGLALMILLDLFPAGVLQLWDSLANGYWHARRLTYLMSGTFHTLEWVRIVADMTFLLAGALPLAWATLRLVLDREPASPRSPSRP, encoded by the coding sequence GTGTCCCAGGAAGCCAAGACCCTCTCCCCGTGGTGGAGGATCGCCGTCCTGCTGGTGATGATCGCGGGCTTCAGCCTGCTGAGCCTCGTCACCGTCAAGACCTACGCGGGGGCTCCGCCCATTCCGGACCGGGTGGTGGACGCCACGGGACGCGTGCTCTTCACGGGCGACGACATCCGGGCGGGGCAGGGGGTGTTCTTCAAGTACGGCCTCATGGAGCACGGGACGCTGTGGGGCCACGGGGCCTACCTGGGGCCGGACTACTCGGCGGAGTACCTCCACCGCCTTGCCGAGATCGGCCGGGACACCCTGGCCCAGGAGCGTTTCGGGAAGAACTTCGCCGAGGTGCCGCCGGACGCCGCCCCCGGCCTGGGGGAGCGCCTGAAGCTCATGCTGCGCCAGAACCGCTACGACGGGGGAACCCTCGTCTTCACGGCTCCGGAGGCGCGGGCCCACGAGGTCCAGGCCGGGGAATGGCGCGACTACTTCTCGGGCCTGGACCCCGCCCCGGGCCTGCCAGCGGGCTACATCCGGAACGACGCGGAGCTGCGCCGGCTCAACGACTTCTTCGCCTGGGCCGCCTGGGCCACCGTGGCCACCCGGCCCGGCACGGACTACTCCTACACCAACAACTGGCCCTACGAACCCCTGGTGGGCAACCTCCCCACCAGCTCGGCCTACCTGTGGAGCGCCATGAGCCTCGTGACGCTCCTGGGCGGGCTCGGGCTCATCCTCTTCGTCTTCGGGAAGTTCGACTACCTGGGCTGGGGCGGCGGCGCGGGCAGCCACCGCGGGTCGGCCGGGGCGCTCCAGGGCTGGGTCCCCACGTCCAGCCAGAGGGCCCTGGGGCTCTACTTCCTGGTGGTGATGCTGCTCTTCCTGGGGCAGGCCGCCCTGGGCGGCGCCATCGCCCACTACCGGGTGGAGCCCGGCGCCTTCTACGGCTTCGACCTGGCCAAGTACCTGCCCTACACCCTGGCGCGCACCTGGCACCTGCAGCTGGCCATCTTCTGGATCGCCACCTCGTGGGTGGCCGGAGGCCTCTTCCTGGCGCCCCTGGTGGGCGGCGCGGAGCCCCGCGGGCAGAAGACGGGCGTCCTGGTCCTGCTGGCGGCCCTGGCCCTGGTGGTCTTCGGCAGCCTGGGCGGGGAGTACCTGGGCATCAACGACCGGCTGGGAAGCCTCTGGTTCTGGTTCGGCCACCAGGGCAGCGAGTACCTGGACCTGGGGCGCTTCTGGCAGGTGCTGCTGGCGGCGGGACTCATCTTCTGGCTGTGGCTCATGTTCCGGGCCCTGCGGCCCGCCATGGGCCGGGGGAAGGGGGAGCTGCCCAGCCTCTTCCTGGTGGCGGCGGTGGCCATCCCCCTCTTCTACGTGCCGGCGCTCTTCTACGGGCCCCACACCAACTTCGCCGTGATCGACAACTGGCGCTTCTGGATCATCCATCTCTGGGTGGAGGGCTTCTTCGAACTGTTCGCCACCGTCATGGTCGCGGTGATGTTCGTCCAGATGGGCCTCATCAAGGAGCTGGCCGCCACGCGGCTGGTGTACCTCGACGGCATCCTGTACCTGGTCGGGGGCATCGTGGGCACCGGGCACCACTGGTACTTCACCGGCCAGGGCACCCTGAACATGGGCCTCGCGGCATGCTTTTCCGCCCTGGAGGTGGTGCCCCTCACCCTGCTCACCCTGGACGCCTGGGACTTCATCCGGCTCCAGGACACGGTCTGCGACGACTGCGACCTGCCCCTGGGCTCGAAGCACGTGTGGCCCATCCGCTTCCTCATCGCCGTGGGCGTTTGGAACTTCGTGGGGGCCGGAGTCTTCGGGTTCCTCATCAACCTTCCCATCGTCTCCTACTTCGAGGTGGGCACCACCCTCACGCCCAACCACGGCCACGCGGCCATGTTCGGGGTCTTCGGCATGCTGGCCCTGGCGGTGGTGTTCTTCTGCCTGCGCTCCCTGCGCTCGGACCGCGCCTGGGCCCGCGTCGAGGGGCTGATCCGGGTGGGCTTCTGGGGGCTGAACGTGGGCCTGGCCCTCATGATCCTCCTGGACCTGTTCCCCGCAGGCGTGCTGCAGCTGTGGGACTCCCTGGCCAACGGCTACTGGCACGCGCGCAGGCTCACCTACCTCATGTCCGGCACCTTCCACACCCTGGAATGGGTACGCATCGTCGCGGACATGACCTTCCTGCTGGCGGGCGCGCTGCCCCTGGCCTGGGCCACGCTCAGGCTGGTCCTGGACCGGGAGCCGGCCTCGCCGCGATCGCCTTCACGGCCATGA
- a CDS encoding acyl-CoA dehydrogenase family protein: protein MSIQLTEEQQLIGQSAREFAKEYLEPIVVDMDHTGAFPADAVKQLAAHDFLGLFLPGEHGGAEAGFVSFVEVVETLSRTSAATASILVNHAVAAYAINRWGDAAQKRAYLPALASGETLGAFAVYEHGPTPGVGPDALMATRQPEGWVLKGTKAFVRNAGVAKVHVVVACVDPAAGAKGLAAFIVPAGVSGLAVGVPAETMGLKGCPVADLIFDNVILQDADLLGKLSDGKALVEETLAVASVAEAAQTVGIGQAAVEHAAAYAKTRVQFGRPIAALQAIQTLLAETATDCHLARLGLRVAAGLIESGEPFLVEAAMVKAFLARFGNRFLIDTVQVEGGFGYSEFMPLPRLFRDIAGTTLLEAPAQFPDGTIAAALLA from the coding sequence ATGAGCATCCAACTGACCGAAGAACAGCAGCTGATCGGGCAGAGCGCCCGCGAGTTCGCCAAGGAGTACCTCGAGCCCATCGTCGTCGACATGGACCACACCGGCGCCTTCCCCGCGGACGCGGTGAAGCAGCTGGCCGCCCATGACTTCCTGGGCCTCTTCCTCCCGGGGGAGCACGGCGGCGCCGAAGCCGGCTTCGTGAGCTTCGTGGAGGTGGTGGAGACCCTGTCGCGCACCAGCGCGGCCACGGCCTCCATCCTCGTGAACCACGCGGTGGCCGCCTACGCCATCAACCGCTGGGGCGACGCCGCGCAGAAGCGCGCCTACCTCCCCGCCCTGGCCTCGGGCGAGACCCTGGGCGCCTTCGCCGTCTACGAGCACGGCCCCACCCCCGGCGTGGGCCCCGACGCCCTCATGGCCACGCGCCAGCCCGAGGGATGGGTGCTCAAGGGCACCAAGGCCTTCGTGCGCAACGCGGGCGTGGCCAAGGTCCACGTGGTCGTGGCCTGCGTCGATCCCGCCGCGGGAGCCAAGGGCCTGGCCGCCTTCATCGTCCCCGCCGGCGTCTCCGGCCTGGCCGTGGGCGTCCCGGCCGAGACCATGGGCCTGAAGGGCTGCCCCGTGGCCGACCTGATCTTCGACAACGTCATCCTCCAGGACGCCGACCTGCTGGGCAAGCTCAGCGACGGCAAGGCCCTGGTCGAAGAGACGCTGGCCGTGGCCTCCGTGGCCGAGGCCGCCCAGACCGTGGGCATCGGCCAGGCCGCCGTCGAGCACGCCGCCGCCTACGCCAAGACCCGCGTCCAGTTCGGCCGGCCCATCGCGGCCCTCCAGGCCATCCAGACCCTCCTGGCCGAGACCGCCACCGATTGCCACCTGGCCCGCCTGGGCCTGCGGGTCGCCGCCGGGCTCATCGAGTCCGGCGAGCCCTTCCTGGTCGAGGCCGCCATGGTCAAGGCCTTCCTGGCGCGCTTCGGCAACAGGTTCCTGATCGACACCGTCCAGGTGGAAGGCGGCTTCGGGTACTCCGAGTTCATGCCCCTGCCCCGCCTCTTCCGCGACATCGCCGGCACCACCCTGCTGGAAGCCCCCGCCCAGTTCCCCGACGGGACCATCGCCGCAGCCCTGCTGGCCTGA
- a CDS encoding response regulator: MTKVLLIDDSSFFRKVVRGFLEEDGFEVEDFLPLSALEVLEKARAFLPDLVVTDYNMPHVDGMEVLRMIRRHAASLPVVVLTASRDPEREARLKALDPVWVLHKPMKGEDIVMAVKAIAARPAPGPGPA, from the coding sequence ATGACCAAAGTGCTGCTGATCGACGACAGCTCCTTCTTCCGGAAGGTGGTGCGCGGCTTCCTCGAGGAGGACGGCTTCGAGGTCGAGGACTTCCTGCCCCTCTCGGCGCTGGAGGTCCTGGAGAAGGCCAGGGCCTTCCTCCCCGACCTGGTGGTCACGGACTACAACATGCCCCATGTGGACGGCATGGAGGTGCTCCGCATGATCCGCCGCCACGCGGCCTCCCTTCCCGTGGTCGTGCTCACCGCGAGCCGGGATCCGGAGCGGGAGGCCCGCCTCAAGGCGCTCGACCCGGTCTGGGTGCTGCACAAGCCCATGAAGGGCGAGGATATCGTCATGGCCGTGAAGGCGATCGCGGCGAGGCCGGCTCCCGGTCCAGGACCAGCCTGA
- a CDS encoding YkgJ family cysteine cluster protein, with the protein MDYRTTKAFDHFLSGLGQEARAEALRALAREVEDLRSLPPGAGRAREVHRRVDAAQARFAALKPEVVAQVRCGRGCAHCCRLWVGVTRDEAELLAASGAGPDPFRLEAQRHWTSPSDFIGRPREEASCVFLGPDGACGVYPDRPAICRAVLVASDPEFCRGGDLATRITAVINPYAEVVVSAALTLDAEGDPPPPAGRHLAHALERGRGSSPAPPPPGS; encoded by the coding sequence ATGGACTACCGCACGACCAAAGCCTTCGACCATTTCCTGTCCGGCCTCGGGCAGGAGGCGCGGGCCGAAGCCCTGCGCGCCCTGGCCAGGGAGGTCGAGGACCTGCGGAGCCTGCCCCCGGGCGCCGGGCGGGCCCGGGAGGTCCACCGGCGCGTGGACGCGGCCCAGGCCCGCTTCGCGGCCCTGAAGCCGGAGGTCGTCGCCCAGGTGCGCTGCGGCCGGGGCTGCGCCCACTGCTGCCGGCTGTGGGTGGGCGTCACCCGGGACGAGGCGGAGCTTCTGGCCGCCTCCGGCGCCGGGCCCGATCCCTTCCGGCTGGAAGCCCAGCGGCACTGGACCTCCCCGTCGGACTTCATCGGAAGGCCTCGGGAGGAGGCCTCCTGCGTCTTCCTGGGGCCGGACGGCGCCTGCGGCGTCTACCCGGACCGGCCCGCCATCTGCCGGGCCGTCCTCGTGGCCAGCGATCCGGAGTTCTGCCGCGGCGGCGACCTCGCCACCCGCATCACGGCGGTGATCAACCCCTACGCGGAGGTGGTGGTGTCGGCGGCGCTGACCCTGGACGCGGAGGGAGACCCGCCGCCGCCGGCGGGCCGGCATCTGGCCCACGCCCTTGAACGCGGTAGGGGGAGCTCTCCTGCACCACCGCCACCAGGCTCCTGA
- a CDS encoding ferredoxin family protein, whose product MSIKRLSPEELLGLDRFNVDEGNPHIIVEKARCAVCAPRPCVTVCPARCYRLKDGQVAFDYAGCLECGTCRVVCKDKGVTSWTYPRASFGITFRCS is encoded by the coding sequence ATGAGCATCAAGCGACTCAGTCCCGAAGAGCTTCTCGGCCTCGACCGCTTCAACGTGGACGAGGGCAATCCCCACATCATCGTGGAGAAGGCCCGGTGCGCAGTGTGCGCACCGCGGCCCTGCGTCACCGTCTGTCCCGCGCGCTGCTACCGGCTCAAGGACGGGCAGGTGGCCTTCGACTACGCGGGCTGCCTGGAATGCGGCACCTGTCGCGTAGTATGCAAGGACAAGGGCGTCACCAGCTGGACCTACCCGCGGGCATCGTTCGGAATCACCTTCCGCTGCAGTTGA
- a CDS encoding MaoC family dehydratase gives METTTAAPVFEVGQACTYSQVIDDRLVRAFADLSGDHNAIHVDDAVAATSRFGQRIAHGAILFGIVSKVLGMDMPGVGTVYLNQTCNFKLPVFIGDTVTLNASIIEILPKSIARISTVITKQTGEVVMDGVAEVKLPGWLFKAPRIS, from the coding sequence ATGGAAACCACCACCGCCGCCCCCGTGTTTGAAGTGGGCCAGGCCTGCACCTACTCCCAGGTCATCGACGACAGGCTCGTGCGCGCCTTCGCCGACCTCAGCGGCGACCACAACGCCATCCACGTGGACGACGCCGTCGCCGCCACCAGCCGCTTCGGCCAGCGCATCGCCCACGGCGCGATCCTCTTCGGGATCGTCTCCAAGGTCCTGGGCATGGACATGCCCGGCGTGGGCACGGTGTACCTCAACCAGACCTGCAACTTCAAGCTGCCCGTCTTCATCGGCGACACCGTCACCCTGAACGCCTCCATCATCGAGATCCTGCCCAAGAGCATCGCCCGCATCTCGACCGTCATCACCAAGCAGACCGGTGAGGTGGTCATGGACGGCGTGGCCGAAGTGAAGCTCCCCGGCTGGCTCTTCAAGGCGCCCCGGATCTCATAA
- a CDS encoding acyl-CoA dehydrogenase family protein has product MSILTPEKRQILEETKAFVAREIIPNAARYDKTGEFHPYLLESARDSKIFAMAVPKAFGGLDYDAHTQALILEAWGYGCAGMGTTLAASVLAMDSVLVAGNEEQKKRFFDPMVRGEIGSFGLTEPNAGSDAGNGKTTAIKDGDSYVLNGSKCWITNGGYATVFVIYALTDPAKGMKGLSAFIVEKGLPGFTIGTVDHKLGIRSSNTVELLFKDVRIPAANLLGAEGEGMKVAMKTLDLARPAIAALALGIAQRTLDECVKHLQAKFPDPKVQPGQTLQFKLADMRIEIEEARELLHHTMNLRDAGLPFSVESAMTKTSCADKAMRISAQAVQLMGAYGYTSGIAKLMRDAKIMQIYEGTNQIQRLVISRAVLTPPKPAAAQKGGN; this is encoded by the coding sequence ATGAGCATCCTCACCCCTGAGAAACGCCAGATCCTCGAGGAGACGAAAGCCTTCGTCGCCAGGGAGATCATCCCCAACGCCGCCAGGTACGACAAGACCGGCGAGTTCCACCCGTACCTCCTGGAGTCGGCCCGCGACAGCAAGATCTTCGCCATGGCCGTGCCGAAGGCGTTCGGCGGCCTGGACTACGACGCCCATACCCAGGCCCTGATCCTGGAAGCCTGGGGCTACGGCTGCGCTGGCATGGGCACCACGCTCGCCGCCAGCGTCCTGGCCATGGACTCGGTCCTGGTGGCCGGCAACGAGGAGCAGAAGAAGCGGTTCTTCGACCCCATGGTGCGCGGCGAGATCGGCTCCTTCGGCCTCACCGAGCCCAATGCCGGCTCCGACGCCGGCAACGGCAAGACCACCGCCATCAAGGACGGCGACAGCTACGTCCTCAACGGCAGCAAGTGCTGGATCACCAACGGCGGCTACGCCACCGTGTTCGTGATCTACGCCCTCACCGACCCCGCCAAGGGCATGAAGGGCCTCTCCGCCTTCATCGTGGAGAAGGGCCTGCCGGGCTTCACCATCGGCACCGTGGACCACAAGCTGGGCATCCGCTCCTCCAACACGGTCGAGCTCCTCTTCAAGGACGTGCGCATCCCCGCCGCCAACCTCCTGGGCGCGGAAGGCGAAGGCATGAAGGTGGCCATGAAGACCCTGGACCTGGCCCGTCCCGCCATCGCCGCCCTGGCCCTGGGCATCGCCCAGCGCACCCTGGACGAGTGCGTCAAGCACCTGCAGGCGAAGTTCCCCGACCCCAAGGTCCAGCCCGGCCAGACCCTGCAGTTCAAGCTGGCCGACATGCGCATCGAGATCGAGGAAGCCCGCGAGCTGCTTCACCACACCATGAACCTGCGCGACGCCGGCCTTCCCTTCTCCGTGGAGTCCGCCATGACCAAGACCTCCTGCGCGGACAAGGCCATGCGCATCTCGGCCCAGGCAGTGCAGCTCATGGGCGCCTACGGCTACACCTCCGGGATCGCCAAGCTCATGCGCGACGCCAAGATCATGCAGATCTACGAAGGGACGAACCAGATCCAGCGCCTCGTGATCTCCCGCGCCGTCCTGACGCCCCCCAAACCCGCCGCGGCCCAGAAAGGTGGCAACTGA
- a CDS encoding DUF4019 domain-containing protein, with product MKFGILALALALPAACGPQDTATVPAQDAARAWLALTDGGRYAESWDEGAASLRLAIPRASWEAALRPVRAPLGRTLSRKLKSATATKTLPGAPDGDYVVIQFETSFENKAAAVETITPMKEKDGAWRVSGYFIR from the coding sequence ATGAAATTCGGCATCCTGGCTCTGGCTCTCGCACTCCCCGCGGCATGCGGCCCCCAGGACACGGCCACGGTCCCGGCGCAGGACGCGGCCAGGGCCTGGCTCGCCCTCACCGACGGCGGCCGGTACGCCGAGAGCTGGGACGAGGGCGCGGCCTCCTTGCGCCTCGCCATCCCCAGGGCCTCCTGGGAAGCCGCCCTCCGCCCGGTGCGGGCCCCCCTGGGCCGGACCCTCTCGCGCAAGCTGAAATCCGCCACCGCCACGAAGACCCTGCCCGGCGCCCCCGACGGCGACTACGTGGTGATCCAGTTCGAGACCAGCTTCGAGAACAAGGCGGCCGCCGTGGAGACCATCACCCCCATGAAGGAGAAGGACGGCGCCTGGAGGGTGTCCGGCTACTTCATAAGGTAG
- a CDS encoding acyl CoA:acetate/3-ketoacid CoA transferase — MTKVIQADQVAALIRDGATLGASAITLSGWPEAVALGIEASFLASGHPADLTLVHSTGIGNWKDKGTNHFAHKGLIGRWIGGHTGLSPDMARMIIDGEMEGHCLPQGVLCQLWREVAAHHPGVVSKIGLGTFVDPRLEGGKMNKATTRDRVKVIRFEGEEWLLYPSIPVDVAIIRASTADEDGNLTMEDEGVLMEALPLAQAARNSGGIVIAQVERVVPRGTLHPKSVRVPGVLVDHLVVAQPEHHWQSAGTYRNPAFSGDLRIPLDAIPELPPDERLVIARRAAMELTPGSVVNLGIGVPDGVAIVAAQEGASDLLTLTTELGAIGGVPAGGRNFAMSFNADVFIEHQAMFDWYDGGGLDQAFLGAGEVDRHGNVNVSKFSGRCVGCGGFINISQATRKVVFCSSFTAGGLEVGVDAGRLVIHREGRSRKFVRDVEQVTFSGAYAASTGQSVLYVSERAVFELVGGVLTLTEIAPGADLERDILGQMDFTPDVSPNLKLMPAELFHATWGGLRAHLETRPEPAFA; from the coding sequence ATGACCAAGGTCATCCAGGCAGATCAAGTGGCGGCGCTCATCCGCGATGGCGCGACCCTGGGCGCCAGCGCGATCACCCTGTCGGGGTGGCCCGAAGCGGTGGCCCTGGGCATCGAGGCGAGCTTCCTGGCCTCCGGCCACCCCGCGGACCTCACCCTGGTCCACTCGACGGGCATCGGGAACTGGAAGGACAAGGGCACGAACCACTTCGCCCACAAGGGCCTCATCGGGCGCTGGATCGGGGGCCACACGGGCCTCTCCCCGGACATGGCCCGCATGATCATCGACGGCGAGATGGAGGGCCACTGCCTGCCCCAGGGCGTGCTCTGCCAGCTGTGGCGGGAGGTCGCCGCCCACCACCCGGGGGTCGTGTCGAAGATCGGCCTGGGCACGTTCGTGGATCCCCGCCTGGAGGGCGGGAAGATGAACAAGGCCACCACCCGGGACCGAGTGAAGGTCATCCGGTTCGAGGGGGAGGAGTGGCTGCTCTACCCCTCCATCCCCGTGGACGTGGCGATCATCCGCGCGTCCACCGCCGACGAGGACGGCAACCTCACCATGGAGGACGAGGGCGTCCTCATGGAGGCCCTGCCCCTGGCCCAGGCCGCCCGCAACAGCGGCGGCATCGTGATCGCCCAGGTGGAGCGCGTGGTGCCCCGTGGCACCCTGCACCCCAAGAGCGTGCGCGTGCCGGGGGTGCTGGTGGACCACCTCGTGGTGGCCCAACCCGAGCACCACTGGCAGTCCGCGGGCACCTACAGGAACCCCGCCTTCTCCGGCGACCTGCGGATCCCCCTGGACGCCATCCCCGAGCTGCCCCCGGACGAGCGTCTCGTCATCGCCCGCCGCGCGGCCATGGAGCTGACTCCCGGCTCCGTCGTCAACCTGGGCATCGGCGTTCCCGACGGCGTGGCCATCGTCGCCGCCCAGGAGGGCGCCTCCGACCTGCTCACCCTCACCACGGAACTCGGCGCCATCGGCGGGGTTCCCGCCGGCGGCCGGAACTTCGCCATGTCCTTCAACGCCGACGTCTTCATCGAGCACCAGGCGATGTTCGACTGGTACGACGGCGGCGGCCTGGACCAGGCCTTCCTGGGCGCAGGCGAAGTGGACCGCCACGGCAACGTGAACGTCAGCAAGTTCAGCGGGCGCTGCGTGGGCTGCGGCGGGTTCATCAACATCTCCCAGGCGACCCGGAAGGTGGTCTTCTGCAGCAGCTTCACCGCCGGGGGCCTGGAGGTGGGCGTCGACGCGGGCCGCCTCGTGATCCACCGGGAGGGCCGCAGCCGGAAGTTCGTGAGGGACGTGGAGCAGGTGACCTTCAGCGGCGCCTACGCGGCCTCGACGGGCCAGTCCGTGCTCTACGTCTCCGAGCGCGCCGTCTTCGAACTGGTGGGCGGCGTGCTCACCCTCACGGAGATCGCCCCGGGCGCGGACCTGGAGCGGGACATCCTCGGCCAGATGGACTTTACTCCCGACGTATCACCCAATCTCAAGCTGATGCCAGCCGAGCTCTTCCACGCAACGTGGGGCGGACTGCGCGCGCACCTCGAAACCCGGCCGGAACCGGCCTTCGCATAA